One window of bacterium genomic DNA carries:
- a CDS encoding leucyl aminopeptidase, which produces MLKCTGHYGTPDRVAADMYAIPFPSDKTLFNKTLKQICPDLKAAVSDLLERGEFTGKADEISTLTTAEGRFVLVGLGDTDAMGVERVRRAAAQAMKIAMNSVAPTVAIYVPLEEIVRKILPVSFEVTVSAMVEGALLATYRYDQFKKKKKDDTKGVIKEVKMVTADEGYQSRMKNGIQESQLLVEAVQYARDLVNAPANALGTDALAKAAVALGKKLNIKTVILNKKEIQANKMGGLLGVNQGSAAEPRFIVMEYNDKRKRLKPYVLVGKGITFDSGGLSIKPASAMEEMKSDMGGAAAVLGTMFAIAKLKLPLRVVALIPVTDNMTGGGAMCPGDVITISDGTTVEVKNTDAEGRLILADALVYAQRFKPAAIVDVATLTGAVVVALASHATGMMGNDDDLKAAMKAAGDGTYERVWELPLFDEYKKMMESDIADLKNLGGRWGGAITAGIFLQNFIGEYPWIHLDIAGTSFLDAATDYQPKGGTGVGVRLLTEFLRNIES; this is translated from the coding sequence ATGTTGAAATGCACCGGCCACTATGGAACACCGGACCGCGTCGCGGCGGATATGTACGCGATACCCTTTCCCAGCGACAAAACGCTCTTCAATAAAACCCTGAAACAGATTTGCCCCGATCTCAAGGCAGCGGTGTCAGATCTGCTGGAGCGCGGGGAATTCACCGGGAAAGCGGATGAGATCAGCACCCTGACCACCGCGGAAGGGCGATTTGTGCTTGTCGGACTCGGTGATACCGATGCGATGGGTGTCGAACGTGTCAGGCGCGCGGCGGCGCAGGCGATGAAGATCGCCATGAATTCGGTCGCCCCGACTGTCGCAATCTATGTTCCGCTCGAGGAAATCGTCCGTAAAATCCTTCCTGTCTCCTTCGAGGTCACGGTCAGCGCCATGGTCGAGGGGGCGCTTCTGGCAACCTACCGCTATGACCAGTTCAAGAAAAAGAAGAAGGACGATACCAAGGGCGTCATCAAGGAAGTGAAAATGGTGACGGCGGACGAAGGATATCAAAGCCGGATGAAAAACGGGATTCAGGAGAGCCAGCTTCTCGTCGAAGCGGTACAGTACGCCCGCGATCTCGTGAACGCCCCCGCAAATGCTCTTGGAACGGATGCCCTGGCAAAGGCGGCAGTGGCTCTCGGAAAAAAACTGAATATCAAGACCGTCATCCTGAACAAGAAGGAAATTCAGGCCAACAAAATGGGTGGCCTGCTTGGCGTCAATCAGGGCAGCGCAGCCGAGCCGCGCTTTATCGTCATGGAGTATAATGACAAGCGAAAACGACTGAAACCCTACGTGCTTGTGGGGAAAGGCATCACCTTCGATTCGGGCGGACTCTCGATTAAACCCGCGAGTGCGATGGAAGAGATGAAGTCGGATATGGGCGGGGCTGCCGCCGTGCTCGGAACGATGTTCGCCATCGCAAAACTGAAACTCCCGCTTCGCGTCGTGGCACTCATTCCGGTGACCGACAATATGACAGGTGGCGGCGCCATGTGTCCGGGAGATGTCATCACCATTTCGGATGGCACCACGGTCGAAGTGAAGAATACAGACGCAGAAGGACGACTCATCCTCGCGGATGCGCTCGTTTATGCACAGCGCTTCAAACCGGCTGCAATTGTGGACGTTGCCACTCTGACAGGCGCTGTTGTCGTCGCACTCGCTTCCCATGCGACAGGCATGATGGGGAACGATGATGACCTGAAGGCCGCCATGAAAGCAGCTGGCGACGGTACCTACGAACGTGTCTGGGAATTACCGCTCTTCGATGAGTACAAGAAAATGATGGAAAGTGATATCGCCGATCTCAAGAATCTCGGTGGCCGCTGGGGTGGCGCTATCACCGCAGGCATCTTTCTGCAGAATTTCATCGGCGAATATCCCTGGATTCATCTCGATATTGCCGGAACGTCCTTCCTCGATGCGGCGACGGATTACCAGCCCAAGGGCGGCACAGGTGTCGGAGTGCGACTCCTGACTGAATTCCTGAGGAATATCGAGAGTTGA
- a CDS encoding SDR family NAD(P)-dependent oxidoreductase, with protein sequence MSFEGKTALVTGASSGIGRNLTLELLRDGANVAACARSQYRLDELREAAKALPGKLVIGSVDVSDEDQLHAFVEKAEMLLSPISIVIANAGFGVFKPLTEMKTSEFDAVMATNVRGVWVTLHETVPGMVERKEGDVVVVASLAGKNGFAGGTAYSASKFAVRGIAQSLMHEVREHNVRVFSVFPGSTDTSFFDGTPMSPNRDRILRAEDVADSILHALRAPRRALSSEIDIRPANPR encoded by the coding sequence ATGTCATTTGAAGGAAAAACCGCACTCGTGACCGGTGCCAGCAGCGGTATCGGCAGGAATCTCACCCTGGAACTGCTGCGTGACGGTGCTAACGTTGCCGCCTGTGCCCGCTCCCAGTATCGCCTCGATGAATTGCGGGAGGCTGCAAAAGCCCTGCCCGGAAAACTCGTGATTGGCAGTGTGGATGTCTCCGATGAAGATCAGCTGCACGCCTTCGTCGAAAAAGCGGAGATGCTGCTGAGTCCTATATCCATCGTCATCGCGAATGCCGGCTTCGGCGTGTTCAAACCACTCACGGAAATGAAAACTTCCGAGTTCGATGCGGTGATGGCCACGAATGTCCGTGGTGTCTGGGTGACATTGCATGAGACGGTGCCCGGTATGGTCGAACGAAAGGAAGGGGATGTCGTTGTCGTCGCATCGCTGGCAGGGAAGAACGGCTTTGCCGGAGGCACGGCCTACAGTGCAAGCAAATTTGCCGTTCGCGGGATCGCACAGTCACTCATGCATGAGGTGCGCGAGCATAACGTACGTGTTTTCAGTGTGTTCCCCGGCTCTACTGATACCAGTTTCTTTGACGGCACACCGATGTCTCCGAACCGGGACCGCATTCTCCGTGCTGAGGATGTTGCGGATTCCATCCTGCATGCATTGCGGGCCCCGCGGAGAGCACTGTCGAGTGAAATCGACATTCGTCCCGCAAACCCACGCTAG
- a CDS encoding SDR family oxidoreductase yields MRFEGKTIWVTGGRSGIGKAIAASFMNEGADAYLSSRDPEGLRATASELGANAFAVPCDVTDAAEVQAAYRKIMDRTGHIDILVNNAGTTVFQPFTETDIDAFDDLMTTNLRGPFLTTKAVLPSMLERGEGHIVMINSMAARQVFPNSSVYGATKAGLRMMADCLRSEVRSSGIRVLNVYPGATDTAIWPDRVREKHAERMMTADDVAAAVCDACAASSRTTIEELVLQPIGGAL; encoded by the coding sequence ATGCGATTTGAGGGAAAAACCATCTGGGTGACAGGTGGCCGCTCAGGAATCGGAAAAGCCATTGCCGCGTCTTTCATGAACGAAGGTGCTGATGCGTATCTCAGCAGCCGTGATCCTGAAGGATTGCGAGCAACCGCCTCCGAACTCGGCGCGAACGCCTTCGCGGTACCCTGCGATGTCACCGACGCGGCTGAAGTGCAGGCGGCGTACCGGAAAATCATGGACAGAACGGGGCATATCGACATCCTGGTCAATAACGCCGGGACGACGGTGTTTCAGCCCTTTACGGAAACCGATATCGATGCATTCGACGATCTGATGACAACGAATCTGCGCGGACCATTTCTCACGACGAAAGCCGTGCTCCCCTCAATGTTGGAGAGGGGTGAAGGACATATTGTCATGATAAATTCCATGGCTGCACGGCAGGTATTTCCGAACAGCTCCGTGTATGGTGCAACAAAAGCGGGGCTTCGCATGATGGCGGACTGCCTGCGCAGTGAGGTGCGCTCTTCCGGCATTCGCGTCCTGAATGTGTACCCGGGGGCGACCGATACCGCGATCTGGCCTGACAGGGTGCGGGAAAAACACGCCGAACGCATGATGACTGCGGACGATGTCGCTGCCGCGGTCTGCGACGCATGCGCAGCTTCGTCGCGAACGACGATTGAAGAACTGGTTTTACAGCCAATTGGTGGAGCACTCTGA
- the folE gene encoding GTP cyclohydrolase I FolE translates to MNASAQNADSLKKLDDREPEFEGNIAEILRHIGEDPQREGLIKTPYRVAKAWRFLTMGYEQEVDDVLNGAIFEEDYNEMVIVKDIDFYSLCEHHMLPFFGSCHIAYIPNGKIVGLSKLPRIVEVFSRRLQVQERMTQQIAEALQAALNPLGVAVVCEGRHMCMMMRGVQKQNSVATTSEMLGAFEANSKTREEFLRLINTGF, encoded by the coding sequence ATGAACGCCAGCGCACAGAATGCGGACAGCCTCAAAAAACTTGATGACAGGGAACCGGAGTTCGAGGGGAATATCGCGGAGATTCTTCGTCACATCGGTGAGGATCCGCAACGGGAAGGGCTGATCAAAACACCCTATCGCGTCGCCAAGGCGTGGCGCTTTCTGACCATGGGCTATGAACAGGAGGTCGACGACGTTCTCAACGGCGCCATTTTCGAGGAAGATTACAATGAAATGGTGATCGTCAAGGATATCGATTTCTATTCGCTGTGTGAGCATCATATGCTGCCGTTCTTCGGGAGCTGCCATATTGCCTATATCCCGAACGGCAAGATCGTTGGCCTCAGCAAACTGCCTCGCATCGTCGAAGTGTTCTCGCGCCGATTGCAGGTGCAGGAACGCATGACGCAGCAAATCGCGGAGGCGCTGCAGGCAGCCCTCAATCCGCTCGGGGTTGCGGTGGTATGCGAAGGCCGGCATATGTGCATGATGATGCGTGGCGTCCAGAAGCAGAATTCCGTTGCCACGACCAGTGAAATGCTCGGTGCCTTTGAAGCCAACTCCAAAACGCGGGAAGAATTTCTACGTCTCATCAATACAGGGTTTTGA
- a CDS encoding 6-carboxytetrahydropterin synthase yields the protein MTYVTRREHFSAAHRLYNPAWDDARNERVFGKCNNPAGHGHNYYVEVTVVGEIDPETGYVVDLKELKEVILEYVIRKVDHRNLNTDVDFLSGKIPTAENIAVGIWEQLVNRIPQGKLYQVRLYETEKNIVDYRGE from the coding sequence ATGACGTATGTGACACGACGCGAACATTTTTCCGCCGCGCATCGGCTTTATAATCCCGCATGGGACGATGCCAGGAATGAGCGTGTATTCGGGAAATGCAATAATCCGGCGGGACACGGTCACAACTACTATGTGGAAGTTACCGTCGTCGGGGAAATCGATCCGGAAACGGGGTATGTCGTCGACCTCAAGGAACTCAAAGAGGTGATCCTCGAATATGTCATCCGCAAAGTCGACCATCGCAATCTCAACACCGACGTCGATTTTCTGAGCGGGAAAATTCCAACCGCGGAAAATATTGCCGTGGGCATTTGGGAGCAGCTTGTCAATCGCATCCCACAGGGGAAGCTCTATCAGGTCAGGCTGTACGAAACTGAAAAAAACATCGTCGATTACAGGGGTGAATAA
- a CDS encoding DUF3501 family protein — protein MKPLEVQEILSLQSYEQQRDVLRREATALRKLRRFELSDACVLIFENRKTVQYQVQEVMRVERDDSPEHIALELSCFNLLIPRDRELSATLVIRVPEYREVDNALQRLNGITRECISLKIGEEKVYATFDVDEDTLVCDSDVFYIRFTLTEEQVAAFCNPSVPAMLESVHEKCSAEVPIPQQARVSLIEDISS, from the coding sequence ATGAAACCACTCGAAGTACAGGAAATCCTATCTCTGCAGAGCTACGAGCAGCAGCGTGACGTCCTCCGCCGTGAGGCGACCGCGCTCCGCAAGTTGCGTCGGTTTGAGTTGAGCGACGCCTGTGTGCTCATTTTTGAAAACCGGAAAACCGTGCAGTACCAGGTGCAGGAAGTCATGCGTGTCGAACGGGATGATTCGCCTGAACACATCGCGCTCGAACTGAGCTGCTTCAATCTCCTGATACCGCGAGATCGTGAATTGAGCGCAACTCTGGTCATTCGCGTTCCAGAGTATCGGGAAGTCGACAATGCGTTGCAGCGTCTCAACGGTATCACGCGTGAGTGCATCAGTCTCAAAATCGGTGAGGAAAAAGTGTATGCCACCTTCGATGTGGATGAGGATACACTGGTATGTGACAGCGATGTGTTTTACATTCGTTTCACACTGACAGAAGAGCAGGTGGCCGCGTTCTGCAACCCATCCGTTCCAGCCATGCTGGAGTCGGTGCATGAAAAATGCAGCGCGGAAGTTCCGATCCCGCAGCAGGCCCGTGTAAGCCTCATCGAGGATATCTCATCATGA
- the bcp gene encoding thioredoxin-dependent thiol peroxidase, with the protein MLETGKKAPAFSLPSTSGGTVALKDFAGKPVVLYFYPKDNTPGCTKEACDFRDNFARLSAAGAVVLGVSADSMKSHEKFRDKYELPFELLSDESKGMLEKYGVWQEKKNYGRTYMGIVRTTVLIDSKGVVRNIWPKVKVKGHVDEVLAALEELA; encoded by the coding sequence ATGCTGGAAACAGGGAAAAAAGCTCCCGCATTCAGCCTCCCGTCCACCAGCGGAGGCACGGTTGCACTCAAGGATTTTGCGGGAAAACCCGTCGTCCTCTATTTCTACCCGAAAGACAATACGCCGGGCTGCACCAAAGAGGCCTGTGATTTCAGGGACAACTTCGCCCGTCTCAGTGCAGCGGGAGCGGTTGTGCTCGGGGTGAGTGCCGACAGCATGAAATCACATGAGAAGTTCCGCGACAAGTATGAATTGCCGTTCGAACTGCTGAGTGATGAGTCCAAGGGAATGCTCGAGAAGTATGGCGTCTGGCAGGAAAAGAAGAATTACGGGCGGACGTATATGGGAATCGTGCGGACCACCGTTCTCATAGACAGTAAAGGTGTTGTACGTAACATCTGGCCGAAGGTCAAGGTGAAGGGGCATGTCGACGAAGTGCTCGCCGCCCTCGAAGAACTTGCCTGA
- a CDS encoding dodecin domain-containing protein: MASVFEYKEIVGISTENIEAAIQEGLNDASANYHVAWFEVVSVRGRMVDATTTEYQVTLKIGCKAR; this comes from the coding sequence ATGGCATCTGTTTTTGAGTACAAAGAAATCGTCGGCATCTCGACCGAGAACATTGAAGCCGCCATTCAGGAAGGCCTCAACGACGCATCTGCAAACTATCACGTCGCATGGTTCGAAGTTGTATCCGTTCGCGGGCGTATGGTCGATGCCACGACGACGGAATATCAGGTGACACTCAAAATCGGCTGCAAGGCCAGGTAA